The following proteins come from a genomic window of Spirochaetota bacterium:
- a CDS encoding cytochrome c maturation protein CcmE yields MRKKLILFGLVALFIAIAAFSMRGMLTPYVAFREAMETGSFVQVIGALEKNVPVERTRDGFSFTLRDNDGTLMRVTAAGPEPANLTHADKVVALGTYSTASALFVADKILVKCPSKYTKEKKK; encoded by the coding sequence ATGCGTAAAAAACTGATACTCTTCGGCCTTGTCGCGCTGTTCATCGCGATCGCCGCCTTCTCCATGCGGGGCATGCTCACCCCGTACGTGGCCTTCCGCGAGGCCATGGAAACGGGAAGCTTCGTCCAGGTAATCGGCGCGCTCGAAAAAAACGTGCCCGTCGAGCGCACCCGTGACGGGTTCAGCTTCACGCTCCGCGACAATGACGGCACGCTCATGAGGGTGACCGCCGCGGGGCCCGAACCGGCGAACCTCACCCACGCCGACAAGGTGGTCGCGCTGGGAACCTACAGCACTGCGTCCGCGCTCTTCGTCGCGGACAAGATCCTCGTGAAGTGCCCCTCGAAATACACCAAGGAAAAAAAGAAATGA